The following proteins are encoded in a genomic region of Corynebacterium atypicum:
- a CDS encoding cobalamin-independent methionine synthase II family protein — protein sequence MTHKIRTTHVGSLPRTPELIAANNDRAAGTIDDARFFEILQRSVDEVVRRQLDLGLDIINEGEYGHITSGAVDYGAWWNYIFSRLGGLTMTDEDRWANQEVVRSTPGNIKLTSFADRRDRERFRAAYEDPDSGIFTGRAKVGNPKFTGPITYIGGDEVTTDAQLLTHALDAAGGEVQGFIAAISPGAAARLKDEYYGDDAAVVDACASALHHEYKAITDAGLTVQLDAPDLAEAWDQINPEPSVEDYCAWLRVRIDAINKALEGLPQDHTRLHICWGSWHGPHTTDIPFEDIIDEVLRAKVGGYSFEGASPRHAHEWRVWQDHELPESAVIYPGVVSHPMNAVEHPRLVADRILTFARLVGPERVIASTDCGLGGRLHGQIAWAKLESLVEGARIASKEL from the coding sequence TTGACGCACAAGATTCGTACCACGCACGTCGGCTCGCTGCCGCGTACGCCGGAGCTCATCGCCGCTAATAATGACCGCGCGGCGGGAACGATTGACGACGCCCGCTTTTTTGAGATCCTCCAGCGTTCCGTCGACGAGGTGGTCCGGCGCCAGCTCGACTTAGGCCTGGACATCATCAACGAAGGCGAGTATGGGCACATTACCTCTGGCGCCGTGGACTACGGCGCCTGGTGGAACTATATTTTCTCCCGGCTGGGCGGGCTGACCATGACCGACGAGGACCGCTGGGCCAACCAGGAGGTCGTGCGCTCCACCCCGGGCAACATCAAGCTGACTAGCTTTGCTGACCGCCGCGACCGCGAGCGTTTCCGTGCGGCTTACGAGGACCCGGATTCGGGCATATTCACTGGGCGCGCCAAGGTGGGCAACCCGAAGTTCACCGGGCCGATCACCTACATCGGAGGTGACGAGGTAACAACCGACGCGCAGCTCTTGACGCACGCGCTCGACGCAGCCGGAGGCGAGGTGCAGGGGTTCATCGCGGCGATCTCGCCGGGGGCTGCGGCACGCTTGAAAGACGAGTACTACGGAGACGACGCCGCGGTAGTAGACGCGTGCGCGAGCGCGCTACACCACGAATACAAGGCGATCACGGATGCCGGTCTGACCGTGCAGCTGGATGCCCCGGATTTGGCCGAGGCCTGGGACCAGATTAACCCGGAGCCCAGCGTCGAGGACTACTGCGCTTGGTTGCGGGTCCGTATCGACGCGATCAACAAGGCTCTCGAGGGTCTGCCTCAAGACCACACGCGTCTGCACATCTGCTGGGGTTCCTGGCACGGCCCGCACACCACGGATATCCCGTTCGAGGACATCATTGATGAGGTTCTGCGGGCTAAGGTGGGTGGCTACTCCTTCGAGGGGGCTTCGCCGCGGCACGCCCACGAGTGGCGGGTCTGGCAGGACCACGAGCTTCCGGAGTCTGCGGTGATCTATCCGGGCGTGGTCTCTCACCCGATGAACGCGGTGGAGCACCCGCGCCTTGTGGCCGACCGGATCCTCACCTTCGCCAGGCTGGTGGGCCCGGAGCGCGTGATCGCCTCTACGGACTGTGGGCTCGGCGGGCGCCTACACGGCCAGATCGCCTGGGCAAAGCTGGAGTCCTTGGTCGAGGGTGCTCGTATTGCGAGCAAGGAGCTCTAA